Below is a window of Ahaetulla prasina isolate Xishuangbanna chromosome 1, ASM2864084v1, whole genome shotgun sequence DNA.
CAACTCGTTTAGTCAATCACAGTGGCTTTTCTGCGTTTCCAAGGCGCGGGGAGGTGTCAATAGCAGCGCGGTCGCGATGGCTGAAGCTGATAGCGGCGGACTGATCAATCGCCTGCGGAAAGGAGCTGGTTGGGGAGCGCCGAGGGAAGCCGTTTTCTCCCTGGTCTCGGCTTGGTTCTTCCTCCCTTGCTCTGGGAATGGAGTCGAggaaagctctctctctctctctctctctctctctctctgccagccttTTAGTTCGGGGAACCCCGAGAACAAATGGGGCGCCATTCCTACAGCTGGCGGAAGAAGGTGGCCAAGCCACATTTAAATGACTAATCGTGAAGAAAAGACCCCGAAGCCAAGGCCTGGGGCCTGAATTTTGCTCTCCGCCACGCGAGGCCTTCCTTGCACCAAGCATTTCCTTCCCCCCACAACTTTCCCTTCGCGCCCCGCACAACCTTCTGCTCTTCTATTCTTTCCGCTTGCCTCGACCTTCCAAACATCAAACCCGCTAAAAGTGCAGGTATCTCATTCAACCCACCATTCCGCACTAGCCCCAAAACTAATGGCGACCGTCATCCCCCGCGGAAGAAACAATTCGTCGCCCAACACGCCCCACGAATTCTATCAGCCCGGACTTGGATCTCCAAAATTCAAAACCTCCCTTTGACTTTATGCACCCATCACTATAAAACGAAGGAAAGAGATTTATTTGCTCAAGCCCTTTCTTGATGAAAGAGTCACTCAAACAAAATTAATCAGAGTGCAGGGAATGGCCTCTCAAAACGTCCGCTTTTGCCAGCCCGATTCTGAACGCCGAAGGATCGCCTTTGCCCGCTTGGGTGAGGCCGCTGGATTCTCAGCGACTTGAGCTTTCGGGCTATTTTGCGTTTAGGACCGAGGCTGTTCTTTAGGGAAGGGGCTTCTTCGTTCTAGAGAATAAAGGGTCTTAAAATTGCGGTGGTGGTTGGTGGTCGGAGGACAAGACGGGCCAGAAGATTAAACAATCAACCCACGACCTCCGCCTCTCTGCCCACCTCCCCGGCGGCTGGACTTCCAAAGAATAGCTCGGAGAACCGATCTTCGCTCCGTTTCTTTGGAAATAACCCAACTTTCAGGCCAAGCGCGGGCAAAGCGGAGCTCCTAAACCCAGCTGGAGTGTCGGCGGAGCCCCTGAGCGGGACAACCTTGGGACAAGGACCCCAAGCCTGCTGGGTCCCGCAGCAAGTCCCCGCCCCCGGCCCCAGATTTGGATCCCGAGGCGGAAGAAAGACAGGAAGGTCACAGGCTGATCGTTCGGGTCGGAGGTGGGGTgaggggagggagtggagagCAAGGGGAGCTGGCATGCATAGCCGAACCAAAAACCACCCGAgaggagaaggggggagagaaggggggtgggggttgggttCTCAAGAGGATTCTTACCCGAGGACGGTCTGTCTGAATACCTAGTGCAGTAAACCCAGGCCGGCCAAACCAGCGGCTGTTGACCCTCGCCGGAGGCCCCCACTCCTCCATTCCCGGAGCCCACGAGGAGGATGGCCGGGTTGGCGTGTTCCCCGTACTTCGCCGGGTTAGTTCCACTCCCTtccgagcaggaggaggaggaggaggaagaggaggaggaggtggaagaggtggaggaggtggaggaggaggtagtGGAGGGGGGCTTGGCCGTCCCTACCGCTGCTGCCGCGGCCGGGCTCGTTTTGGAGGTCGTGGAGGAGCTGTCGGGGTTCCCGGGCGAGTCGGCGCTAAGGAGAGTGGAGGCCGGGTTGAGGGGCCTGCCGAGCAGTGGGCTGACATTTTCTCTACCTGAGCTGGCCGCGCGATCTAGGTCTCTGTCccggccgctgccgccgccgccgccgctgcctccccctcctccccctcctcctcctcctccggacgCCGCAGGGCCGCCGGCCAGGATCAAGAGGTGCTCTTTCTTGCAGCCAAAGTCCGGCCTCAGGATGTTGTCGATGAAAAAGTTGGTGGTgcgatgctgctgctgctgctgcggcggcggcagcggtggcggcggcggcggcggcggcctcggctgctgctgctgctgctggggggGCGGAGGTGCctggtgctggtgctggtgctgATGGTGGccgtggtggtgatggtggtgcgGATGGTGGGGCAGAGGCACGAGGCAAGGCGGTGCGGGAGACAAGGGAGCGTGGCCGCTGGGAGACACCGGGACGCTCTCGCCATCGCTCCCGCTGCTCCCGCTGACTGGAGTCGGAGCCGAGTCGCGCTGGCTTTTAGCGTCCGCCTGCTCTTCCATAGTCGGTCGCCAGCTCCGGAGATCGCCGTCTTCTCTTTGCCCCCCACCACTTTCCGGACTCCCCCACCTCGCCAGTCCAGGAGGTGGAGGGATTCTGATTCTGAGAATTTTGTTAGagggaagggggtggggggtgggtgggggaaacgcACAATAAAATCCACTTGTTGGTTTTAGAGCGGGAATCTAGTAGAGAGAGATATCCAAAGATTCGGGCATTTGGACGGATTCGCTTTTTTTGCAGTTATCTTATATTTCCAGTCTcagcctctctccctctctctctcattccccccCTCtcggaaaagagagagggagagagagagagagagatcaaaacAAAACCAGCCCCCCCAAACTCCGCCCCCTCCCCCGAAGTCCTCACAGTCTACCCATCTTTCTCCAAACGGCGCAGCGTTGGGGTTCCCCAAGTGTCAGAGTCAGCTTTGCCCATGGATCGGTTCTTGGCTGGATGCTTTAATCGCCCACTCGCACGTGCATCTTTTTCTCCCAcctttcttcccctctttttcctccacgttcctttttttttaaaaaaaagaaaaaagaaaagaaagaaaaaggggaaaaagggggggggaagcaaaatcTCTGACAGCTCCGATCTTGCAACAAACTCTCCCTAAAAAATCTCTCAACCACACTTTTTTCATTCCAACCGGAAGCACGTGAGGATGGCCCGCACGTGGAAAGAGCCAATGAGAGGCTTCACAATTCTGTGACGCCCCTGACGTCAGCCAATGGGCTGCATTCGAACTTTGCAGATACATTATCCAAGGGGCTGGCTAATTCAAAGGGAGCGAGAGATTTACGCGTTGCCTGGCGCATCATCTCCTAGACCGCGCTTCTCGTTCTTGCGTCGCTCCAgccgaggattttttttttcagccagtcATAACTCTCAGAAACCAAATATGAAATAAACGCTACCGAAAACTTTTCCGACTTCCATTAagacgtttgtgtgtgtgtgtgtgtgtgtgcttctttctctttttcttttggccTCTCTCTAGAGTCAGTTCTAAACCCCGGGGAAAAGaatttgtgatttttaaaaaatcattcctGGTTTTCCATTCATAAAATGTAACATGCCGAAAGGAAAGGATTCGGATTCCTTTATAGATGTTTTTTCTGAATCAaatcaaaaggggaaaaaagcattttGCTGAGAATGGGTAGCAATGGAGGGGGGGGCGAGGGTCCCTGTTCCTACCGCACCTCTCTTTGTTGCTTTGAGTCTGCGTGCGGGATGTATtcccatatttgaaatgaatacGCTTGAGAAACCCGTGGTTCAAGAGTTTTTAACCAAACGAATTTTCCAGGTAACTTTAGCCCCACAAACCTGCCCTTCCCAGCTGCATTGTGGTTTGAAAGGGGAAATTGCCGTGGGATTTTGAACGTCGTTTGCTCAGAGTTAACTTCCTTCCTTTGGGCAGGTGTCTCCCACCAGCCTGGAGCTTTAAGCGAAGAACTCGTCTTCCTGCCGTTGGAATTAGTAGTAGGAGCTGAGGGTATTTGGGCTGGTTTGATAGAGCTTTGGACACCCACCTTTCTCTAGTCCGAAGACCAGCGGCGACCCTTTCCTTCTTCCCGAGATGTGGTGCAACAAGGGCAACTTCTAATCCCACGGCGTTTTCACACATGAATAGGTTGGATGCGCCGGAGAAGCAGCAGCTAAGCGAGTCGTGTCGGGTTAAAATGTAAAAAGGATTCTTAGCCCAACCGGTAGTGCAAGAATCAAACGGTGGTCGACTGCTTGGTTTCACTCGAGAGGGACCTGCCATTTTTGCTCCCCTCACACTCACACACTTACACTTGCACACAAGTCATGGCTAGTAGAAATCGTCCACACTAGGCCTTCTGCCGTTTGTCCAAAGCCTTTCGTAGTGATTTCGGGAGTGTTcgcctattctctctctctcgtgcTCATTCTCTTCCACGCACCCTTAAGCTTCGAAAGGCTGCCGGGTGGTGAATATCACCCAGCGGTCGTTTTGAGTGGAAGGCAACTTGAGGAGGATTTCTCGGGCCCACGTTGTGGCCCACGGCAGGTTACAGGTGCTCCTCGGATTTCGGAGACTGCGGATCGACAATCCGCGATCCTGTTTGCCCAGGAGTGGAGGGACGCGAAGCCCCCACTCGGCATCACGTGGGGTCGGTCGTTACTCTCTTTTTTTCGCTccgattcctttttcttttaaaggttgGATTTTTAAATTGGATCGTTTCGAGAGAGCCCCGTGTTTCAAATGGGATGCTTGTGTGTGCCTGTGTGATTCCCCACAACCGCCCAAAGGAGGGATTTTCCAGCCGAGGAAGCCGGAACACCCTTTTCTGGAGATGTCAAAGGAATCGCCTTTGTTTCTTATGAATCGCATTCGGGTCTGCTAAAAAGCAAGGATGCTTTGAATCGTGCTTTTCTCCCCGAAGGCCCAGTTTTGCAACAACTTTAAAAGCAACTATTGTAGGTCTGCTTACTAAATGGCACCAGGGAATCAACACATCGCGCAGGCACACACCAAAATTAAACGACTGTTGAACATCTGGCCATTCACATTCCTCTCGTTGagtttcccctcccttttccaaAATTggactttatttatattttagttcgCAAAAAGAGCGGAGGAGGAGGaccaaaaaaaatgaaatctttaTCCCAAAAGCGAGCGTGGGTActtaattaaattctaattaggaCACTATCAATATCCCATTTAGCGGCGTCGCCTTTGTGTGCCTTCGTCCCTTTCAGAGCCGTAAATGGGGGCCCGCCGCCTTATCTCGCCTGCAAAGAGACGCCTTGAGAAGGACTGCGAAAGATAATTTATAGGTTTTAATTACTCTTCATTCCGCCTGATCAGCTTGGCGTTCATCAGAAGACGGCGAATAAAACCTGGTCAAAAAGCACTGTCACTATTCCCTGGCACAGCGCTTAATCAAAGTAAGCAGGGCCCCTATTACACGCTGCGCGCCTCTCCACGTAATTTCCCAGCTGCTGATAAAGCTGGTTGAATAATGCTGCAGTCCTTCGGAGACACCatttacagaaatgactttattgACGGCTTAACGTCGGTAATTCATTTTACCTTTCATGGAGTGGGAGCCCGGATTTGTTACAGTAATGGGATGATAAATGCGCTGGCGGGCCCATAGTTTTGATTAGGTGCTGGGGCGCGCGCACGTGCACCCGCAAACCAGCGCGCGCGCGCACCCGTCATCCCGAAATGGGCCAAAAATTGGAGTGCCAGAGAGCTGGGTAAACAGATtcaggaagaggggaagggaaaggggggaaggaaggaaaggaaaggaaggtaggaaggagctTCTCACCTCAATGGTTGCAATTCTTCAAAAAGAAATAGATTCATGTACGGTTGGCATTATATgttgtattaattaaaatattgccAAATTTGAAGCAGCCAGAGAGTTgacagaggggagggagggaggagagaaggaaggaaggaaggaaggaaggaaggaaggaaggaaggaaggaaggaaggaaggaaggaaggaaggaaggaaggaaggctttctTACCTTTGTGTTGTGATTCTTCCTGTCCGAAAAGAAATAGATCAGATTCGTGGGGGATCAATTAAAGGGCCTTGCCGTTTTTTAAGGGAGACTTCTGCCTTTGCAGCTTTTAGGTTGTTGCCGGAGACCAGCTGAAGGGGAAAAGAAGGCTCCAAGCTGGGAGAGGGCCCGGCCTTTCCCTTTTCGGCTCTGGCACTTTTATCTCGGCTCTCCCATTCTCTTCGCCTAGACGTCCTTTGCTAAGGAGCCAGACCTACTCAAGCACGAAGGCTACCGCTAAAGCAGGCCAAAGTTGCCGTTTCGCATTTCGGACGGCCTCCTCTGTCTGTCTGGCGGCTGCCGCCGCTTCTTGTTCTCGCTCTATTCTTCCGGTATCAAATCATTTCTACTCCAGTCATAATAGAAGCCGGGAGAGTCGAAAAGCGGGAGAGAAAGTGTCAGAAAAGCGAAGAAAACGCGACCCTGGAAATAAAAATCCTTTTCTTctctggtgttttttttgggggggggtgtttcttcCTCCGCTTCTCTATCTGGGGCTATTGTTAGTTATTATTAACAGTCCACATCATTACCATCATTCTAACTATTCTAAACATATTTAGAATTCTAACTATTTAGAATTCTAACTATTTTAAACATACGCCCCTTAAAacgaaatataatttttaaaaacctgttaTTTGCATGGACCGAATATTTGAAAGTTGGCAGAGTTTAAAGTTTgggaggagtgtgtgtgtggtcTTCATATATTCGGGCCCGGGTGTTCATATGCGTGTGTTTTATAGGTGGGTATTATTAGGCATTTGGGTAAGTTGGGCTCATTTCCCTGCCACGCTCCCCAAAACCCCATTCCGAGGGGGATCCCCTGCCGCGATTCGGGATCTCCCACGCAGGCTTCCTTCGGCAGGCCGGCCGATCTGGGTTGCTACCGGGACAACCTTGAAAACGCTGCCCTTTACCCCGGGGTCGCCTATGGGTGGCTTTTCCTGCCCCAGCCGTTTCCGTTCCTGCAGGGTATATATATTGCTTCCTTTAATATACAAGCTGATAATCCTATTTCTGGGGCCAGATCAGATCTCCTTGGGGCCTTTGGTGAAGGACATAAATGAGCTGTTGCAATACAATAGATCGCGTCCTTCCTACAGGGACCGGCTGACCAAAGGTTTTTGTTGCAAGTGAATGCGAATAGATTTCTCTTACAAGTGCGGCATTATGATTATGAGCGCGAAGGTCAGACTATACATTCCGGGTCCCTAAAGCCTATAGACCCTGTGAAATGCACGGGGATCTCACGTCATTGTACCTGACAGTCCTCTCAATAGGCTAATTCAATTAGCGCGGGGAGGGGTTGGGGGGGCGATGCGGTCTTCATTTCAAAgcaagaggaggggggaggaagggggatagGCACCCTCGGCAACATCTTCtttttcgg
It encodes the following:
- the EN1 gene encoding homeobox protein engrailed-1 isoform X2 — encoded protein: MEEQADAKSQRDSAPTPVSGSSGSDGESVPVSPSGHAPLSPAPPCLVPLPHHPHHHHHHGHHQHQHQHQAPPPPQQQQQQPRPPPPPPPPLPPPQQQQQHRTTNFFIDNILRPDFGCKKEHLLILAGGPAASGGGGGGGGGGGSGGGGGSGRDRDLDRAASSGPRTRKLKKKKNEKEDKRPRTAFTAEQLQRLKAEFQANRYITEQRRQTLAQELSLNESQIKIWFQNKRAKIKKATGIKNGLALHLMAQGLYNHSTTTVQDKEDSE
- the EN1 gene encoding homeobox protein engrailed-1 isoform X1, with protein sequence MEEQADAKSQRDSAPTPVSGSSGSDGESVPVSPSGHAPLSPAPPCLVPLPHHPHHHHHHGHHQHQHQHQAPPPPQQQQQQPRPPPPPPPPLPPPQQQQQHRTTNFFIDNILRPDFGCKKEHLLILAGGPAASGGGGGGGGGGGSGGGGGSGRDRDLDRAASSGRENVSPLLGRPLNPASTLLSADSPGNPDSSSTTSKTSPAAAAAVGTAKPPSTTSSSTSSTSSTSSSSSSSSSSCSEGSGTNPAKYGEHANPAILLVGSGNGGVGASGEGQQPLVWPAWVYCTRYSDRPSSGPRTRKLKKKKNEKEDKRPRTAFTAEQLQRLKAEFQANRYITEQRRQTLAQELSLNESQIKIWFQNKRAKIKKATGIKNGLALHLMAQGLYNHSTTTVQDKEDSE